A genomic region of Pseudoxanthomonas suwonensis contains the following coding sequences:
- the tuf gene encoding elongation factor Tu: protein MAKGKFERTKPHVNVGTIGHVDHGKTTLTAALTKIGAERFGGEFKAYDAIDAAPEEKARGITISTAHVEYESATRHYAHVDCPGHADYVKNMITGAAQMDGAILVCSAADGPMPQTREHILLSRQVGVPYIVVFLNKADMVDDAELLELVEMEVRELLSKYEFPGDDTPIIAGSARLALEGDQSDIGVPSILKLVEALDSWIPLPERDVDKPFLMPVEDVFSISGRGTVVTGRIERGIIKVGDEIEIVGIRPTQKTTVTGVEMFRKLLDQGQAGDNAGLLLRGTKRDDVERGQVLAKPGSITPHTEFEAEVYVLSKEEGGRHTPFFKGYRPQFYFRTTDITGAVQLPEGVEMVMPGDNVKMVVTLINPVAMDEGLRFAIREGGRTVGAGVVAKIIK from the coding sequence ATGGCCAAGGGTAAGTTCGAGCGCACCAAGCCCCACGTGAACGTGGGCACGATCGGTCACGTGGACCACGGCAAGACGACGCTGACGGCGGCGCTGACGAAGATCGGCGCGGAGCGTTTTGGCGGCGAGTTCAAGGCGTACGACGCGATCGACGCGGCGCCGGAAGAGAAGGCGCGCGGCATTACGATTTCGACGGCGCACGTGGAATACGAATCGGCCACGCGCCACTACGCGCACGTGGACTGCCCGGGCCACGCCGACTACGTGAAGAACATGATCACCGGTGCGGCGCAGATGGACGGCGCGATCCTGGTGTGCTCGGCCGCTGACGGCCCGATGCCGCAGACGCGCGAGCACATCCTGCTGTCGCGCCAGGTGGGCGTGCCGTACATCGTGGTGTTCCTGAACAAGGCCGACATGGTGGACGACGCCGAGCTGCTGGAGCTGGTGGAGATGGAAGTCCGCGAGCTGCTGAGCAAGTACGAGTTCCCGGGCGACGACACCCCGATCATTGCCGGTTCGGCGCGCCTGGCGCTGGAAGGCGACCAGTCGGACATTGGTGTGCCGTCGATCCTGAAGCTGGTGGAAGCGCTGGACAGCTGGATCCCGCTGCCGGAGCGCGACGTGGACAAGCCGTTCCTGATGCCGGTGGAAGACGTGTTCTCGATCTCGGGCCGCGGCACCGTGGTGACCGGCCGTATCGAGCGCGGCATCATCAAGGTGGGCGACGAAATCGAGATCGTGGGCATCCGTCCGACGCAGAAGACCACGGTCACCGGCGTGGAGATGTTCCGCAAGCTGCTGGACCAGGGCCAGGCGGGCGACAATGCGGGCCTGCTGCTGCGCGGCACCAAGCGTGACGACGTGGAGCGCGGCCAGGTGCTGGCCAAGCCCGGTTCGATCACCCCGCACACCGAGTTCGAGGCCGAGGTGTACGTGCTGTCGAAGGAAGAGGGCGGCCGTCACACCCCGTTCTTCAAGGGTTACCGTCCGCAGTTCTACTTCCGCACCACCGACATCACCGGCGCGGTTCAGCTGCCGGAGGGTGTGGAGATGGTGATGCCGGGCGACAACGTGAAGATGGTGGTCACGCTGATCAACC
- the fusA gene encoding elongation factor G, with product MARTTPIERYRNFGIMAHIDAGKTTTSERILFYTGKSHKIGEVHDGAATMDWMEQEQERGITIQSAATTAFWKGMDKSLPEHRFNIIDTPGHVDFTIEVERSLRVLDGAVFVLCAVGGVQPQSETVWRQANKYHVPRIAFVNKMDRTGANFYKVRDQLKSRLGAVPVPMQVPIGAEDGFEGVVDLLKMKAIHWDVASQGLNFEYREIPAELQAQAEEERAFMVESAAEANEELMNKYLEEGDLTEEEIIGGLRARTLATEIVPMFCGSAFKNKGVQAMLDGVVSLLPSPVDVPAVKGVDVDDETKELTRESSDKAPFSALAFKIMTDPFVGSLTFFRVYSGTLNAGDAVLNSVKGKKERIGRLLQMHSNNRDEIKEVLAGDIAAAVGLKDVTTGDTLCSQDAPIVLERMAFPEPVISMAVEPKTKSDQEKMGNALSRLAQEDPSFRVKTDEESGQTIISGMGELHLDIIVDRMKREFNVEANVGKPQVAYRETIRLSDVKSDYKHAKQSGGKGQYGHVVIELSPISDADREKYAADIKDDFLFVNEISGGVIPKEFIPSVEKGMRETITSGPLAGFPVVGVKAKLVFGSYHDVDSSEMAFKLAASMAFKQGFAKAKPVLLEPIMKVEIVSPEDYLGDVMGDVSRRRGVLQGQDDSPSGKIINAMIPLGEMFGYATSLRSMSQGRATFSMEFDHYEEAPNNIAETVVKKA from the coding sequence GTGGCCCGCACCACTCCCATCGAGCGTTACCGCAACTTCGGCATCATGGCCCACATCGATGCCGGCAAGACCACGACGTCCGAGCGCATCCTGTTCTACACCGGCAAGAGCCACAAGATCGGTGAAGTGCACGACGGCGCCGCGACCATGGACTGGATGGAGCAGGAGCAGGAGCGTGGCATCACGATCCAGTCCGCCGCCACGACCGCGTTCTGGAAGGGCATGGACAAGTCCCTGCCGGAGCACCGCTTCAACATCATCGACACCCCCGGGCACGTCGACTTCACCATCGAGGTCGAGCGTTCGCTGCGCGTGCTCGACGGCGCGGTGTTCGTGCTGTGCGCGGTCGGCGGCGTGCAGCCGCAGTCGGAGACCGTGTGGCGCCAGGCCAACAAGTACCACGTGCCGCGCATCGCGTTCGTCAACAAGATGGACCGCACCGGCGCCAACTTCTACAAGGTCCGCGACCAGCTGAAGTCGCGCCTGGGCGCCGTGCCGGTGCCGATGCAGGTGCCGATCGGCGCCGAGGACGGCTTCGAGGGCGTGGTCGACCTGCTCAAGATGAAGGCCATCCACTGGGATGTCGCCTCGCAGGGCCTGAACTTCGAATACCGCGAGATCCCGGCCGAGCTGCAGGCCCAGGCCGAGGAAGAGCGCGCGTTCATGGTCGAGTCCGCGGCCGAGGCCAACGAAGAGCTGATGAACAAGTACCTCGAGGAGGGCGACCTCACCGAGGAGGAGATCATCGGCGGCCTGCGCGCGCGCACCCTGGCCACCGAGATCGTGCCGATGTTCTGCGGCTCGGCGTTCAAGAACAAGGGCGTGCAGGCCATGCTGGACGGCGTGGTCAGCCTGCTGCCGTCGCCGGTGGACGTGCCGGCGGTGAAGGGCGTGGACGTCGACGACGAGACCAAGGAGCTGACCCGCGAGTCCAGCGACAAGGCCCCGTTCTCGGCGCTGGCGTTCAAGATCATGACCGACCCGTTCGTCGGCTCGCTGACCTTCTTCCGCGTCTACTCGGGCACCCTGAACGCCGGTGATGCCGTGCTGAACTCGGTCAAGGGCAAGAAGGAGCGCATCGGCCGCCTGCTGCAGATGCACTCCAACAACCGCGATGAGATCAAGGAAGTGCTGGCCGGCGACATCGCCGCCGCGGTGGGCCTGAAGGACGTCACCACCGGCGACACCCTGTGCTCGCAGGATGCGCCGATCGTCCTGGAGCGCATGGCGTTCCCGGAGCCGGTGATCTCGATGGCGGTCGAGCCGAAGACCAAGTCCGACCAGGAGAAGATGGGCAACGCCCTGAGCCGCCTGGCCCAGGAAGATCCCTCGTTCCGCGTCAAGACCGACGAGGAGTCGGGCCAGACGATCATCTCGGGCATGGGCGAGCTGCACCTGGACATCATCGTTGACCGCATGAAGCGCGAGTTCAACGTCGAGGCCAACGTCGGCAAGCCGCAGGTCGCCTACCGCGAGACCATCCGCCTGAGCGACGTCAAGTCGGACTACAAGCACGCCAAGCAGTCGGGCGGCAAGGGCCAGTACGGCCATGTCGTGATCGAGCTGTCGCCGATCAGCGATGCGGACCGCGAGAAGTACGCGGCCGACATCAAGGACGACTTCCTGTTCGTCAACGAGATCAGCGGTGGCGTGATCCCGAAGGAATTCATCCCGTCGGTCGAGAAGGGCATGCGCGAGACCATCACCAGCGGCCCACTGGCCGGCTTCCCGGTGGTGGGCGTGAAGGCCAAGCTGGTGTTCGGCTCGTACCACGACGTCGACTCCTCGGAAATGGCGTTCAAGCTGGCCGCCTCGATGGCGTTCAAGCAGGGCTTCGCCAAGGCCAAGCCGGTGCTGCTGGAGCCGATCATGAAGGTCGAGATCGTCAGCCCGGAGGACTACCTGGGCGACGTGATGGGCGACGTGAGCCGCCGCCGCGGCGTGCTGCAGGGCCAGGACGACAGCCCGTCGGGCAAGATCATCAACGCGATGATCCCGCTGGGCGAGATGTTCGGCTACGCGACCTCGCTGCGCTCGATGAGCCAGGGCCGCGCGACCTTCTCGATGGAGTTCGACCACTACGAGGAAGCGCCGAACAACATCGCCGAGACGGTGGTCAAGAAGGCGTGA
- the rpsG gene encoding 30S ribosomal protein S7, protein MSRKGSTPQRAVLPDPKHGSETIARFINMVMKSGKKSIAENIVYDAMDVIGEKNPNAIELVQKALDNVSPSVEVKSRRVGGATYQVPVEVRSSRRLALSMRWLIDSARKRGENTMARKLAAELIDASENRGGAIKKREETHRMAEANKAFAHYRW, encoded by the coding sequence ATGTCCCGTAAAGGTTCCACCCCCCAGCGCGCCGTCCTTCCCGATCCGAAGCACGGGAGCGAGACCATCGCCCGCTTCATCAACATGGTGATGAAGAGCGGCAAGAAGTCGATCGCCGAGAACATCGTGTACGACGCGATGGACGTCATCGGCGAGAAGAACCCCAACGCCATCGAGCTGGTACAGAAGGCGCTGGACAACGTTTCTCCGTCGGTCGAGGTCAAGTCGCGTCGCGTCGGCGGCGCCACCTACCAGGTGCCGGTCGAAGTGCGTTCGTCCCGCCGTCTGGCCCTGTCCATGCGCTGGCTGATCGACTCGGCCCGCAAGCGCGGCGAGAACACGATGGCCCGCAAGCTGGCCGCCGAGCTGATCGACGCCTCGGAGAACCGCGGCGGCGCCATCAAGAAGCGCGAAGAGACGCACCGCATGGCCGAGGCCAACAAGGCCTTCGCCCACTACCGCTGGTGA
- the rpsL gene encoding 30S ribosomal protein S12 encodes MATINQLVRKPRQAETYKSASPALEKCPQRRGVCTRVYTTTPKKPNSALRKVAKVRLTNGYEVISYIGGEGHNLQEHSVVLIRGGRVKDLPGVRYHTVRGSLDAAGVTKRRQGRSKYGAKRPKS; translated from the coding sequence ATGGCGACAATCAACCAGCTGGTCCGCAAGCCGCGGCAGGCAGAGACCTACAAGAGTGCCTCGCCGGCGCTCGAGAAGTGCCCGCAGCGCCGTGGCGTCTGCACGCGCGTCTACACCACCACCCCGAAGAAGCCGAACTCGGCCCTGCGCAAGGTTGCCAAGGTGCGCCTGACCAACGGTTACGAGGTCATCTCGTACATCGGTGGCGAAGGCCACAACCTGCAGGAGCACTCGGTCGTCCTGATCCGCGGTGGCCGAGTCAAGGACCTGCCGGGTGTGCGTTACCACACCGTCCGTGGCTCGCTGGATGCCGCTGGCGTGACCAAGCGTCGCCAGGGCCGTTCGAAGTACGGCGCCAAGCGCCCGAAGAGCTAA
- the rpoC gene encoding DNA-directed RNA polymerase subunit beta', translating to MKDLLNLFNQQRQTLDFDAIKIALASPDLIRSWSFGEVKKPETINYRTFKPERDGLFCAAIFGPIKDYECLCGKYKRMKHRGVVCEKCGTEVTLAKVRRERMGHIDLASPVAHIWFLKSLPSRIGLMLDMTLRDIERILYFEAYVVTEPGLTPLERRQLLNEEQYLTARQEHGDDFDAAMGAEAVYELLRTIDLQAEMARLREEIAATGSETKLKRLTKRIKLIEAFIESGNRPEWMVMTVLPVLPPDLRPLVPLDGGRFATSDLNDLYRRVINRNNRLRRLLELNAPDIIVRNEKRMLQESVDALMDNGRRGRAITGTNKRPLKSLADMIKGKQGRFRQNLLGKRVDYSGRSVIVVGPYLRLHQCGLPKKMALELFKPFVFAKLQRRGLATTIKAAKKLVEREEAEVWDILEEVIREHPVLLNRAPTLHRLGIQAFEPVLIEGKAIQLHPLVCTAFNADFDGDQMAVHVPLSLEAQLEARALMMSTNNILSPANGEPIIVPSQDVVLGLYYMTRALENKKGEGMAFANVAEVKRAYDNRVVELHAKVKVRIAETVTDEEGNREKKVSIVDTTVGRALLAEILPEGLPFALANTELNKKAISRLINSCYRQLGLKDTVVFADQLMYTGFAYATRAGVSIGIDDMLIPQEKKGILTEAEAEVLEIQEQYQSGLVTAGERYNKVVDIWSRTNERIAKAMMDTIGTDKVVNAKGEAIAQKSMNSLYIMADSGARGSQAQIRQLAGMRGLMARPDGSIIETPIKANFREGLNVQEYFNSTHGARKGLADTALKTANSGYLTRRLVDVAQDVVITEPDCGTSQGLTMTPIVEGGDVVEPLRDRVLGRVVTEDVFLPGNDEDPIVTRNTLLDEGWVQKLEDAGVQSIKVRSTITCESSFGVCSQCYGRDLARGHIVNIGEAVGVIAAQSIGEPGTQLTMRTFHIGGAASRAAAVDNITVKTTGSVKFSNLKSVEHSAGHLVAVSRSGEISVLDPHGRERERYKLPYGATITVKDGAEVKAGQSVANWDPHNHPIVSEVAGSIRFIDFIDGVTVIEKTDELTGLASREITDPKRRGTQGKDLRPLVRIVDKDGKDLTIPGTDLPAQYLLPPRSLVNLQDGAPVGVGDVVAKIPQEASKTRDITGGLPRVADLFEARKPKDPAILAERSGVVSFGKDTKGKQRLIIKDNEGGEHEELIPKYRQIIVFEGEHVTKGETVVDGEPSPQDILRLLGIEPLAAYLVKEIQDVYRLQGVKINDKHIEVITRQMLRKVEIADQGDSKFLNGEQVERQRVIEENARLVGRKELPAKFDPVLLGITKASLATESFISAASFQETTRVLTEAAVRGTRDSLRGLKENVIVGRLIPAGTGLAYHSQRRRTSTGLTEAEMDALSGGSEPAAAEVAAEGASEE from the coding sequence ATGAAAGACCTGCTCAACCTCTTCAACCAGCAGCGCCAGACGCTGGACTTCGACGCGATCAAGATCGCGCTGGCTTCGCCGGACCTGATCCGTTCGTGGTCCTTCGGCGAGGTGAAGAAGCCGGAGACGATCAACTACCGCACCTTCAAGCCCGAGCGCGACGGCCTGTTCTGCGCCGCCATCTTCGGCCCGATCAAGGACTACGAGTGCCTGTGCGGCAAGTACAAGCGCATGAAGCACCGTGGCGTGGTCTGCGAGAAGTGCGGCACCGAGGTCACCCTGGCCAAGGTGCGCCGTGAGCGCATGGGCCACATCGACCTGGCCTCGCCGGTGGCGCATATCTGGTTCCTGAAGTCGCTGCCGTCGCGCATCGGCTTGATGCTGGACATGACCCTGCGCGACATCGAGCGCATCCTGTACTTCGAAGCCTACGTGGTGACCGAGCCGGGCCTGACCCCGCTCGAGCGCCGCCAGCTGCTGAACGAAGAGCAGTACCTTACCGCGCGCCAGGAGCATGGCGATGACTTCGACGCCGCGATGGGTGCCGAGGCCGTGTACGAGCTGCTGCGCACGATCGACCTGCAGGCCGAGATGGCCCGCCTGCGCGAGGAAATCGCGGCGACCGGTTCGGAGACCAAGCTCAAGCGCCTGACCAAGCGGATCAAGCTGATCGAGGCGTTCATCGAGTCCGGCAACCGCCCGGAGTGGATGGTCATGACCGTGCTGCCGGTGCTGCCGCCGGACCTGCGCCCGCTCGTCCCGCTGGACGGCGGCCGCTTCGCGACCTCCGACCTGAACGACCTGTACCGCCGCGTCATCAACCGCAACAACCGCCTGCGCCGCCTGCTGGAGCTCAATGCGCCCGACATCATCGTGCGCAACGAGAAGCGCATGCTGCAGGAGTCCGTTGACGCCCTGATGGACAACGGCCGCCGCGGCCGCGCCATCACCGGCACCAACAAGCGCCCGCTCAAGTCGCTGGCCGACATGATCAAGGGCAAGCAGGGCCGCTTCCGCCAGAACCTGCTGGGCAAGCGCGTCGACTACTCGGGCCGTTCGGTCATCGTGGTCGGCCCGTACCTGCGCCTGCACCAGTGCGGCCTGCCGAAGAAGATGGCGCTGGAGCTGTTCAAGCCGTTCGTGTTCGCCAAGCTGCAGCGTCGCGGCCTGGCCACCACGATCAAGGCCGCCAAGAAGCTGGTCGAGCGCGAAGAGGCCGAGGTGTGGGACATCCTCGAAGAGGTGATCCGCGAGCACCCGGTGCTGCTGAACCGCGCCCCGACCCTGCACCGCCTGGGCATCCAGGCGTTCGAGCCGGTGCTGATCGAGGGCAAGGCGATCCAGCTGCACCCGCTGGTCTGCACCGCGTTCAACGCCGACTTCGACGGTGACCAGATGGCCGTGCACGTCCCGCTGAGCCTCGAGGCCCAGCTGGAAGCGCGCGCGCTGATGATGTCGACCAACAACATCCTCTCGCCCGCCAACGGCGAGCCGATCATCGTGCCGTCGCAGGACGTGGTGCTCGGCCTGTACTACATGACCCGCGCCCTGGAGAACAAGAAGGGCGAGGGCATGGCGTTCGCCAACGTCGCCGAGGTCAAGCGCGCCTACGACAACCGCGTGGTCGAGCTGCACGCCAAGGTCAAGGTCCGCATCGCCGAGACCGTGACCGACGAGGAAGGCAACCGGGAGAAGAAGGTCTCGATCGTGGACACCACGGTCGGCCGCGCGCTGCTGGCCGAGATCCTGCCGGAGGGCCTGCCGTTCGCGCTGGCCAACACCGAGCTGAACAAGAAGGCGATCTCGCGCCTGATCAACTCCTGCTACCGCCAGCTGGGCCTGAAGGACACCGTGGTGTTCGCCGACCAGCTGATGTACACCGGCTTCGCCTACGCGACCCGCGCCGGCGTGTCGATCGGCATCGACGACATGCTGATCCCGCAGGAGAAGAAGGGCATCCTGACCGAGGCCGAGGCCGAGGTGCTGGAGATCCAGGAGCAGTACCAGAGCGGCCTGGTCACCGCCGGCGAACGCTACAACAAGGTGGTCGACATCTGGTCGCGCACCAACGAGCGCATCGCCAAGGCGATGATGGACACCATCGGCACCGACAAGGTGGTCAACGCCAAGGGCGAGGCCATCGCCCAGAAGTCGATGAACTCGCTGTACATCATGGCCGACTCCGGCGCCCGTGGTTCGCAGGCGCAGATCCGCCAGCTGGCCGGCATGCGCGGCCTGATGGCGCGTCCGGACGGCTCGATCATCGAGACGCCGATCAAGGCCAACTTCCGCGAAGGCCTGAACGTGCAGGAGTACTTCAACTCCACCCACGGCGCGCGAAAGGGCCTGGCCGATACCGCGCTGAAGACCGCCAACTCCGGTTACCTGACCCGTCGCCTGGTCGACGTGGCCCAGGACGTGGTGATCACCGAGCCGGATTGCGGAACCTCGCAGGGCCTGACCATGACCCCGATCGTGGAAGGCGGCGACGTGGTCGAGCCGCTGCGTGACCGCGTGTTGGGTCGCGTCGTGACCGAGGACGTGTTCCTGCCGGGCAACGACGAGGATCCGATCGTCACCCGCAACACCCTGCTGGACGAAGGCTGGGTGCAGAAGCTGGAAGACGCCGGCGTGCAGTCGATCAAGGTGCGTTCCACCATCACCTGTGAATCGTCCTTCGGCGTGTGCTCGCAGTGCTACGGCCGCGACCTGGCCCGTGGCCACATCGTCAACATCGGCGAAGCGGTCGGCGTGATCGCCGCGCAGTCGATCGGCGAGCCCGGTACCCAGCTGACCATGCGTACCTTCCACATCGGCGGCGCGGCTTCGCGTGCGGCGGCGGTGGACAACATCACGGTCAAGACCACCGGCTCGGTGAAGTTCAGCAACCTCAAGTCGGTCGAGCACTCGGCCGGCCACCTGGTCGCGGTGTCGCGTTCGGGCGAGATCTCCGTGCTCGACCCGCACGGCCGCGAGCGCGAGCGCTACAAGCTGCCGTACGGCGCGACCATCACCGTCAAGGACGGCGCCGAGGTCAAGGCCGGCCAGTCGGTCGCCAACTGGGATCCGCACAACCACCCGATCGTCTCGGAAGTGGCCGGCTCCATCCGCTTCATCGACTTCATCGACGGCGTCACCGTCATCGAGAAGACCGACGAGCTCACCGGCCTGGCCTCGCGCGAGATCACCGATCCCAAGCGTCGCGGCACCCAGGGCAAGGACCTGCGTCCGCTGGTCCGCATCGTCGACAAGGACGGCAAGGACCTGACCATCCCGGGTACCGACCTGCCGGCGCAGTACCTGCTGCCGCCGCGCTCGCTGGTCAACCTGCAGGACGGCGCGCCGGTCGGCGTGGGCGACGTGGTCGCCAAGATCCCGCAGGAAGCCTCCAAGACCCGCGACATCACCGGCGGCCTGCCGCGCGTGGCCGACCTGTTCGAGGCGCGCAAGCCGAAGGATCCGGCGATCCTGGCCGAGCGCTCGGGCGTGGTCAGCTTCGGCAAGGACACCAAGGGCAAGCAGCGCCTGATCATCAAGGACAACGAGGGCGGCGAGCACGAGGAGCTGATCCCGAAGTACCGCCAGATCATCGTGTTCGAGGGCGAGCACGTGACCAAGGGCGAGACCGTGGTGGACGGCGAGCCGAGCCCGCAGGACATCCTGCGCCTGCTGGGCATCGAGCCGCTGGCCGCGTACCTGGTCAAGGAGATCCAGGACGTGTACCGCCTGCAGGGCGTGAAGATCAACGACAAGCACATCGAGGTCATCACCCGGCAGATGCTGCGCAAGGTCGAGATCGCCGACCAGGGCGACAGCAAGTTCCTCAACGGCGAGCAGGTCGAACGCCAGCGCGTCATCGAGGAGAACGCCCGCCTGGTCGGTCGCAAGGAGCTGCCGGCGAAGTTCGATCCGGTGCTGCTGGGCATCACCAAGGCCTCGCTGGCGACCGAGTCGTTCATCTCCGCGGCCTCCTTCCAGGAGACCACCCGCGTGCTGACCGAGGCGGCCGTCCGCGGCACCCGCGACAGCCTGCGCGGCCTGAAGGAGAACGTGATCGTCGGCCGCCTGATCCCGGCCGGTACCGGCCTGGCGTACCACAGCCAGCGCCGCCGCACGTCCACTGGTCTCACCGAGGCTGAGATGGACGCGCTGTCCGGCGGTTCCGAGCCGGCCGCGGCCGAGGTGGCTGCCGAGGGCGCGTCCGAGGAGTAA